A stretch of DNA from Bacteroidota bacterium:
ATATTTTTCTGCAAGACTTATGAGTTTATCATATGCCTGAGATAAAGATTCTGCTTTTTCATTTATTGTTCTGTCACTAAATCCAAGAACATCAAATTCAGCAACAACGATTGGTTTTTCCTCTTTCATATATTGTCTTTATATTGGAAAACGAAACATATGGCACAATTACAGCTAACGGTGCGGGTTTGCACAGTGGCGGAGTTTGAAACCACCTACCATTCTTTCCCTACCGAAGTTTATTTATTCTCAAACAGCCTCAAACTCACGGTTGACCGCCATTGTGTAAACCCGAAGTTATAGGCAGGCACTTGGTCGATTCGATAGTCATATTATTTCTTAAATGGGATAATCAACTCCTTAGAAACTCTATAAGTTGTAAACCCCATAGTTCTCTCTGCACCGTTTCCTTTAATATATTCTCCATTTCTTCCTAATATTTCAAGTGTTTCTTTTGATTGATCTCTCCTAGGGGAAAATAGTACACCTATTTCAATTTTATCAGAAATTTTTGATATTGGTGGAAAGTCATCAGGAAGAGCTTTACTAATTTCTTGACATTCATTGTACCATTTCGTGTCATTGATGTAAACTATTGTTTCAATTTCTCCATTTTTTACCATTAAATCTTTACTAAAAATTTCTCCTGAATAAGCTTCATTTTTCCCTTTCAAATAATGTGTTCGGCTAACATCTATCAATAGATTTGTTCCATCTGGAAAGTCTGTTTTAATATTTATTTTCACTTTTCTCTCTCCTTCATTAATCGCAGAAAGTTCAATTGTATATTCTTTTAATTCTGAAACTGGAATTTCCTTTACTGCTTCTTTCATTTCTTTAATTTCCCATTTAGTTCCGAATAAAGCATTTTCATTTTTTACAAATTTTATTAATCTATCTTCGTTAAATTCTCCTACACCATATGCGGTCAATCCTGTATTCATCTCAGGTAGATAAAGAAAGGCAGTAAATTCTTTCCAGTTTTTATTTCCATTCTCCCAGATATAAATTGCTGTATTTCTCATTTCTTTGTCAGTAGGTAATGAATCAACATCAAGAATAATTCTATATACCATTCTTTGATTGTTTAAATAACTAATGTCTTGTTTCTCAGTTATTCTATATTTTAAAATTTCTGATTTTTTTTCTGAATTTGATTGGCAACTAATAAGTAACAAACTGATTAAAATTGCATTAAGTAGATTTTTCATAATATTTTATTTTATAGTTTCTGTTTCCTGTGCTTGCCTATAACGCCCTGCCGGCAGCCGCAGTGCGGGTTTTACTTGTTGTCTGTTTTCTTAATCTTTATCAATTGTAGGTTTGGTGAATGCTAACCTCCGAAACCCGCCCGCATTGTCGGCTGACGGCTCGTTGGCAACAGTAACTTATTTTATCATAATTATTTTCCCTTGACAGGTTGAATTACTTGTCATCGCTTTAATTATTAATACAGAACTTGTCAACTCACTCCAAATATTCGATAAAGATATTTTATTGATAGTATTTGACATAATTTGATTAAATAACCTTCTACCCTGTATGTCAAATATTTCAATAGTAAAGTTTTTTTCATTTGGAATGTTGTTTTCAACGATTAAATAGTCAGTTGCAGGATTAGGATAGAATTGAATCAAATCTTCTCTATTTGAATATGGCTGATTGATTCCTAATGAATTTCTGTTGTACACAGAACCTCCTGAATAAACATTGTGTGTCATCCAAATTCTATCATAATTGTCAATTGCAATTGAAGATACTTGATTTAGGGCTATTCCTGAATTCGACTGCTTAAAAACCTCCCATTTTGATGACTTATCATATCCAACCAATCCTCCAAATAATGTTCCGGCCCATATTTCACCAATGGTATCTTCATCAATTGTCAATACCTGATTGTCCGAAATGCCGGAGTTTTCTTTCATAAACGATTGCCAGGTTGTACCATCAAACCGGGTGAGGCCTCCACCATCCCAGACACCATCGTTTACGGTACCCAGCCAAACCACGTCATTTTTATCTACCTTGAGTGCTCTTATCGTGTTGTATGGTAAAGGTGAATTAAAAACATTGTATTCCTGCCAGCTTTTATTACCATCGAATTTCATCAAACCTCCTCCGATAAGATGCCCAAAATCATCCCACATTCCGTTAAGTCCGATCCAAATGTTACCCTTACTGTCAAAATCAATTCTATTAACCACATTTGAAGACAATGGAGAATTATTAATGTTATAATTTTCCCAATTGGTTCCATCCCATCTATAAATTCCTGCGGATGTTCCAAACCAGAAAATTCCCTTAGCATCAACCTTTAGTACCCGGTATATACCTGTTGAAAATGGAGTTTCGGTATCCGTAAATTGAATTCCATCGAACTTGGTCAGTTTGTAATATGTTTCGTATCCAGCTGGTGTATAAGTTGATTTATTAGTTAATAACCATAGGTTCCCCTGATTGTCAGGAGTTATATGTAATATTGTTTGGTATAAAAGATTTGAGTTTATAGTATCCCAATTTTTATACTGCTGATTATCATAACAATACAATCCATAATTATCAATACCAAACCATAGCTTGCCATATGCAAACGCAATAGTATTTATCACGTTTGAAGGAAATACGGAGGGTTGCGAAAATTTTACTTCCTTGAATATCCCATTTTCAAACAGCATCAGCCCGTTTTTGCGAGTTCCTATCCATAGATGGTCATTAGTATCAATGAAAAGCGTGAAAATTTTGAAGTCGTTTCCATTCTGAGAAGTACAAGAATAGGTACTCCAAATTCCTGTTGAAGAAAAACAAGTCAACTTATCATAAGAGCCAATCCATAAGTTACCCTGTGAGTCAAAGAAGATTTTTCCAACATTGTTTGATGGCAAACCCGAATTAACCATATTGTAACAAAACCACGAAACCCCACTGTAATAATACAAACCATAGTTATCAGTGCCAACCCATATATTGTTGTTTTTATCTAATGCAATGCTGTTTGCATGCCCAATTACTTCTCCAATTCTTTCACTTATATTCCCATCGTATTTGAACAAACCCTGATAGCTAGCAATCCAAACATTTTGAAAGTTATCAATTTTCATATCAGAAATACAATCAAACGAAACAAGTGGATCCATTTGCTTAATGATTTCGAATACTCCGTTTTTAAATTTTGAAACAAACCCGAGCGAGCCAATATAATTATTATCAGCCAGGTCAAATGCAAAGCTCGAATTATATTGGTCATGAGGGATGTTGGAGTTTTCGGAATTGTATGTAACGCATTCATTATTATCGTAAATTCCTATTCCGCTACGACGAGAGCCAACCCAAACCGAATCATCAGGTCTCACATTAAGTGTCAAAACACTGTTATCGGGAATTCTTTTGTTAGCCCTGTCAAAAATTATTGTTTCCCTAGTCTGCTTATTAAGTTTTACTATACCTCCGCTCGTTCCTATCCATAAAAACCCTTGATCTTCATCGATGGAGTAAACCCAGTCTTTATTTGCAAGATTTAACCATGTCTGAGAAAATAAAATGGTATTCAATAATAATACTAAAAGAATTATCGTAATTGATTTCATATTATTGGCCTTTCTGTTATTGTTGCCAACGTTCGGCCGGCAGCCGCAGTGCGGGTATTAGCAGGTTTTATTTTTGAGTTTCGTAATCATGTTTAGTAGCTCCAACCACTTTCGTTACCAACTTGCCCCGCATTGTTGGCTGCCGGCTCGTTATGTGCTGCCCAAAATTTATTTTATAGTATAATACTCCTTCCAATATGGACTTCTTTATACAGTTCTACCTTTCGGAAGGAGTAGATAACCAAAGCCAAGTGTGAAGAATAGATATACAGCAACAATGCCCCATCCGAGTACATTCAGACCACCTGAAAGCTGGATTATTAGTGTAGCAACAAGCGCAATGGCATCATAGATAAACAAATTCCAAATGATTGCACGTCGAGCAATAGAGTCTTCTGCATTCCGGGCGAGCCATGCGAGTAAGAGATTTCCAATGAGTGCCGCGCCATATTCTCTTGCTGTCAGATCAGCACCTGGGCCAAATGAGGTTCCCAGAGTATTAAGCAACCAACCAGGCACAAACAAGAGTAAAGGACCAAAGCCTAAACAGACAATGGCTTTAATAATCATTACGGTTTTGAATTTCATAACAATCCTCCTTTTTTAATGTTAAATAATTCACCTACTAAGTTAGAAAAAACAAAATAAATATTAAATATTTTTTAATTTCTTTGTCTAAAGATAGTTTGAATAAGTGTCAATGGGTTGTACATAACTATCTTATGGAGGCTACTCAGTTAGTCCTGTCTGCATACAATAGGTGTGCGGACAGGCGACACTGTGTGGCGCGTTAGTTATATTACTGTTTTTCTGATTAAAGATCATCAAACGGACTCCGGATACTCTGTATGCTCCGCGCACTGACATGGGTGTAAATCTCCGTTGTGCGGCTGCTGCGATGCCCCAGAAGCTCCTGGATATACCGAATGTCAACACCCGATTCGTGTAAATGCGTCGCATAA
This window harbors:
- a CDS encoding T9SS type A sorting domain-containing protein, with amino-acid sequence MKSITIILLVLLLNTILFSQTWLNLANKDWVYSIDEDQGFLWIGTSGGIVKLNKQTRETIIFDRANKRIPDNSVLTLNVRPDDSVWVGSRRSGIGIYDNNECVTYNSENSNIPHDQYNSSFAFDLADNNYIGSLGFVSKFKNGVFEIIKQMDPLVSFDCISDMKIDNFQNVWIASYQGLFKYDGNISERIGEVIGHANSIALDKNNNIWVGTDNYGLYYYSGVSWFCYNMVNSGLPSNNVGKIFFDSQGNLWIGSYDKLTCFSSTGIWSTYSCTSQNGNDFKIFTLFIDTNDHLWIGTRKNGLMLFENGIFKEVKFSQPSVFPSNVINTIAFAYGKLWFGIDNYGLYCYDNQQYKNWDTINSNLLYQTILHITPDNQGNLWLLTNKSTYTPAGYETYYKLTKFDGIQFTDTETPFSTGIYRVLKVDAKGIFWFGTSAGIYRWDGTNWENYNINNSPLSSNVVNRIDFDSKGNIWIGLNGMWDDFGHLIGGGLMKFDGNKSWQEYNVFNSPLPYNTIRALKVDKNDVVWLGTVNDGVWDGGGLTRFDGTTWQSFMKENSGISDNQVLTIDEDTIGEIWAGTLFGGLVGYDKSSKWEVFKQSNSGIALNQVSSIAIDNYDRIWMTHNVYSGGSVYNRNSLGINQPYSNREDLIQFYPNPATDYLIVENNIPNEKNFTIEIFDIQGRRLFNQIMSNTINKISLSNIWSELTSSVLIIKAMTSNSTCQGKIIMIK